DNA from Lactobacillus sp. ESL0791:
GCGCGTTTACCTACAAAAGTATTCAAAATTAAAAGGACTAGCCTCCGATTAAATATCAGAAGCTAGTCCTAAGTTAAAGCTTAATAATCTGACCTAATTATGGGATTGAAAGCATAACTAAGAAATTGTACTTTTTGTGCACTGCACTTATTCTTTTATATTTATTTTGTCAAATGGTTAATTTTCAGCAGCCTGTTGACCAGCTAAGCGGCCAAAGGTTTGCGCATGACTTGCAGCAAGACCAGGAACTCTATCTGGATAACTGTTAAAGAAGAAGCCACCACTAGCATTACCAGCAGCGTATAAATGTTCAATTGGTTCATAATCTTCATTTAGAACTTCCATCTTCTTGTTGATTCTTAAGCCATCAAGCGTATCAAGAACCCGGCCGCCTAAAATACAGCCATAAAATGGTTTCTTGTCGACAGCAGTCAAGCGGTATTGCTCCTTACCAAAGTCCTTGTCAATATGGGCAACAACTAAGTCATTGTACCTATTGACCGTCTTAACCAGATTTTCTACCGGCAAGTGCAACTTTTTAGCCAATTCTTCAATGGTATCGGCCTTAACAACCAAGCCCTTGTCAACATATTGCTGTGTATCTTCCATCAATTTTTCGGCACTAGCCATGTATCCTGGAAAACCAACTCTGGCGCAGCCCAAAGTATGGAACTGCTTAGCATATTCACCATAATTATCGTCCCAAATCATTGCATACAGATAGCCTGGCTCTTTACTTGCGGCATTAACAATGTATTGGTAAGGAACTGATTCATTTGAAAAGCGCTTGCCGCGCAGGTTGACTTTTAACAGCGGATGACTGCCAAGCCACAACCAATCTTGATAGGTTGCTGTTTGCACATACATTTCCTCAGTTTTCTTGCCAACTGGTACAAGGCCTCGGTCAAAGATACATTCTGCCGGTTC
Protein-coding regions in this window:
- a CDS encoding FAD-dependent oxidoreductase → MDNGKISEAINTEVVVVGAGNAGMMAAAAAAESGAKVMIIEKEDSINLMRVGLASVGSNAQKRAGVTVNKFDLVEYLAAFAQHNVDEGLIYHWANHSAEAVNWVEDNILKPHGAHLKAEPDSMVTSSAYEGFSTENDPTFDDKTFTSYGNWFVQKVEKMGVKLVFNTELVDLVSSNNRVTGVIAQDNKKGQRIQINASKGVIICSGGYAANTDLLQKWNPMSLKKNVYNDSPRNTGRGIAAALEIGAIKDEEPAECIFDRGLVPVGKKTEEMYVQTATYQDWLWLGSHPLLKVNLRGKRFSNESVPYQYIVNAASKEPGYLYAMIWDDNYGEYAKQFHTLGCARVGFPGYMASAEKLMEDTQQYVDKGLVVKADTIEELAKKLHLPVENLVKTVNRYNDLVVAHIDKDFGKEQYRLTAVDKKPFYGCILGGRVLDTLDGLRINKKMEVLNEDYEPIEHLYAAGNASGGFFFNSYPDRVPGLAASHAQTFGRLAGQQAAEN